From Montipora foliosa isolate CH-2021 chromosome 6, ASM3666993v2, whole genome shotgun sequence, a single genomic window includes:
- the LOC138007350 gene encoding poly [ADP-ribose] polymerase tankyrase-1-like has product MATRKAIHTHGFDTESCEGGRELFEACRNGDVTKVRRIVNAHSNVNLRDTAGRKSSPLHFAAGFGRKDVVEYLLQYGADVHAKDDGGLIPLHNACSFGHAEVVRILLRHGADPNSRDNWNYTPLHEAAVKGKVDVCVVLLQHGADPNIRNTDGKTALDVAEISAKLVLTGEYKKEELLEAARSGNEEKLMSLLTPLNVNCHASDGRKSTPLHLAAGYNRVRVVQLLLQHGADVHAKDKGGLVPLHNACSYGHYDVTELLIKHGASVNAMDLWQFTPLHEAASKARVEVCSLLLAHGADPTLLNCHSKAAVDAAPTRELQDKLSFEFKGHQLLEAAKSCDSTKLKKHITSEIINFQHPLTLESSLHLAVSSVCPKRKAAIEILLKKGADTNLQNKDSLTPLHIASEKSHLDAMEPLIKNGSKVNAVDALGETALHRAAAAGQTSACRILLAHGADISLRSFQGHTAAEVASEPVQKILQEDPPSTGSDIEKQLLEAARSGDMEVVKKLCTPQTVNARDLEGRHSTPLHFAAGYNRVAVVEYLLQNGADVHAKDKGGLVPLHNACSYGHYEVAELLVKHGAVVNVADLWKFTPLHEASAKGKFEICRLLLKHGADPQKKTRDGQTPLDLVKEGDTDVADLLRGDAALLDAAKKGNLTRVMKLSTPENINCRDTQGRNSTPLHLAAGYNHFEVAEHLLENGADVNAQDKGGLIPLHNASSYGHVDIASLLIKHNTDVNATDRWSFTPLHEAAQKGRTQLCALLLAHGADPTMKNQEGQTALDLATAEDVKCLLSDAMIAHTATHPSTAVSSPSNSSSSPASPNTSNTSPLSQANANLLANSPSGAGDGAVNKRSIAEAQGAGDTRTVFQGHPGLDINVGEFLDNIQLNNLKEIFEKEEISWDVLVDMGHEELKEIGIHAYGHRHKILKAVKEKLSGLPELGGGPFTFSNPQETVVHDLSTDDKDYISVAEEMQSTVVKHKKDGGLSGGFFESYSIAKIQRVINKRLWDKYVYRRREVAEANHNHSNERMLFHGSAFIHAILQKGFDERHAYIGGMFGAGIYFAENSSKSNQYVYGIGGGSGCALHKDKSCYLCERQLLLCRVALGKPFYQFSAVKMAHSPPGHHSVIGRPSSEGLSFAEYVVYRGEQAYPEYLITYKIVKPCDAEGSP; this is encoded by the exons ATGGCGACAAGGAAAGCCATACATACACACGGATTTGACACAGAATCGTGCGAGGGAGGAAGAGAATTATTTGAAGCTTGTAGAAATGGCGACGTTACCAAGGTCAGACGAATAGTTAACGCTCATTCAAATGTGAACCTCAGGGATACTGCAGGCAGAAAGTCATCTCCGCTTCACTTCGCCGCAG GATTCGGAAGAAAAGATGTTGTAGAATATTTATTGCAGTATGGGGCAGATGTACATGCAAAAGATGATG GTGGTTTAATTCCCCTTCACAATGCTTGTTCCTTCGGCCATGCGGAAGTTGTTAGAATACTGCTGCGGCATGGGGCGGACCCAAATTCAAGAGATAACTGGAATTATACCCCATTACATGAAGCTGCTGTGAAAGGAAAAGTGGATGTTTGTGTTG TTCTTCTCCAGCATGGTGCAGATCCTAACATTAGAAATACTGATGGAAAGACAGCTTTAGATGTTGCTGAAATATCAGCCAAATTAGTGTTAACAG GTGaatacaaaaaagaggaacTTTTGGAAGCAGCAAG AAGTGGCAATGAAGAAAAGCTCATGTCACTGCTTACACCTCTGAATGTAAACTGCCATGCTAGTGACGGAAGGAAG tCAACTCCTCTTCACCTAGCTGCTGGTTATAACAGAGTTAGAGTTGTTCAGTTATTATTGCAGCATGGGGCAGATGTGCATGCTAAGGACAAAGG CGGCTTGGTTCCTCTGCACAATGCTTGTTCTTATGGGCATTATGATGTCACAGAATTGTTAATCAAG CATGGTGCTAGTGTCAATGCAATGGATTTGTGGCAGTTTACTCCCCTTCATGAGGCAGCTTCCAAAGCAAG GGTGGAGGTGTGCTCTTTGTTATTAGCACATGGTGCTGATCCCACTTTACTCAACTGCCACTCCAAGGCAGCTGTTGATGCTGCACCTACCAGGGAACTGCAGGATAAACTGTCAT TTGAATTCAAGGGTCATCAACTCCTGGAAGCAGCTAAATCTTGTGACTCAACCAAATTGAAAAAACACATCACCTCTGAGATTATCAACTTCCAGCATCCTCTCACTTTAGAGAGTTCTCTG CATCTTGCAGTGAGTTCTGTTTGCCCAAAGAGAAAAGCTGCCATTGAAATATTACTGAAGAAGGGAGCAGATACCAATCTGCAAAACAAAGA TTCCTTGACACCTCTTCACATTGCATCTGAGAAGTCACATCTTGATGCGATGGAACCTTTAATTAAAAATGGATCTAAG GTCAATGCAGTAGATGCTCTTGGTGAGACTGCATTGCATCGAGCCGCTGCGGCTGGGCAGACCTCAGCTTGTCGTATCCTACTCGCTCATGGTGCAGACATCAGTTTGCGATCATTTCAAGGCCACACGGCAGCAGAGGTGGCATCTGAACCAGTGCAAAAGATTCTTCAAG AAGATCCACCATCCACTGGTTCAGACATTGAGAAGCAGTTGCTTGAGGCCGCGAGATCAGGAGATATGGAAGTTGTCAAG AAACTGTGTACACCTCAAACAGTGAATGCAAGAGATCTCGAGGGACGACACAGCACTCCTCTACATTTTGCTGCAGGATACAACAGAGTAGCTGTGGTGGAGTATTTGTTGCAAAATGGTGCTGATGTCCATGCCAAAGACAAAGG agGACTTGTTCCACTCCATAATGCCTGTTCCTATGGTCACTACGAAGTAGCTGAATTACTTGTGAAG CATGGTGCTGTAGTTAATGTGGCTGATCTTTGGAAGTTCACACCACTCCATGAGGCATCAGCCAAAGGAAAGTTTGAAATCTGTAGACTTTTACTCAAG CATGGAGCTGATCCGCAAAAGAAAACTCGAGATGGTCAGACTCCTCTTGACCTTGTGAAAGAAGGAGATACCGATGTTGCAGACTTACTAAGAG GGGATGCAGCTTTACTTGATGCGGCAAAGAAAGGCAATTTGACTAGA GTGATGAAGCTATCCACACCTGAAAATATCAACTGTCGAGATACACAGGGACGGAACTCCACTCCTTTGCATCTGGCAG CTGGTTATAACCATTTTGAAGTGGCAGAGCATCTTTTGGAGAATGGAGCTGATGTAAATGCACAGGACAAAGGAGGGTTGATTCCATTACACAATGCCTCCTCGTATGGT CATGTGGATATTGCATCTCTTTTGATTAAACACAACACAGATGTAAATGCCACAGACCGCTGGTCCTTTACGCCATTACATGAAGCAGCACAGAAGGGAAGAACACAGCTCTGTGCTCTTTTG TTGGCTCATGGCGCAGATCCAACCATGAAGAACCAAGAGGGACAGACAGCTTTGGATCTTGCTACA GCAGAAGACGTGAAATGTTTGTTAAGTGATGCTATGATCGCACATACGGCTACTCACCCATCCACCGCCGTCTCGTCACCCTCCAACAGCAGTTCATCTCCTGCGTCACCGAACACAAGCAACACCTCGCCTCTATCTCAAGCTAATGCAAATCTGCTAGCCAACAGCCCGTCTGGAGCAGGTGATGGGGCCGTTAATAAGAGGTCAATAGCCGAGGCCCAGGGTGCAGGCGACACGAGAACCGTGTTCCAAG GTCATCCTGGATTAGATATCAATGTGGGCGAATTCCTCGACAACATTCAACTGAACAACCtcaaagagatatttgaaaaagaaGAG ATCTCCTGGGATGTGCTAGTGGACATGGGTCACGAGGAGCTGAAAGAGATTGGGATCCACGCTTATGGCCATAGGCATAAGATTTTAAAGGCAGTGAAGGAAAAACTTTCTGGTTTACCAGAACTAG GTGGTGGCCCTTTTACTTTTTCAAACCCACAAGAAACTGTTGTCCATGACTTGTCTACTGATGACAAAGACTATATTTCAGTTGCGGAAGAG ATGCAAAGCACTGTtgttaaacacaaaaaagatgGTGGATTGTCGGGAGGCTTCTTTGAATCTTACAGTATTGCCAAA ATACAGAGAGTGATAAACAAAAGACTGTGGGACAAATATGTGTACAGAAGAAGAGAG GTAGCGGAGGCCAATCACAATCACAGTAACGAAAGAATGCTGTTCCATG GTTCTGCATTCATCCACGCTATTCTTCAAAAAGGGTTCGATGAACGCCATGCTTATATTGGTGGCATGTTTGGAGCTG GTATTTATTTTGCTGAAAATTCGTCCAAAAGTAACCAATATGTTTATGGCATTGGCGGCGGATCAGGCTGTGCTCTACATAAAGACAAATCGTGTTACTTATGCGAAAG GCAACTGCTGTTATGCCGCGTTGCCCTGGGAAAGCCTTTTTATCAGTTCTCAGCAGTCAAGATGGCACATTCTCCTCCCGGGCATCATTCCGTCATTGGACGTCCCAGCTCTGAAGGACTCTCATTTGCTGAATATGTTGTGTACAGAGGAGAGCAG GCGTACCCAGAGTACCTTATTACATATAAGATTGTCAAACCATGTGACGCTGAAGGATCGCCCTGA